A single genomic interval of Chrysemys picta bellii isolate R12L10 chromosome 8, ASM1138683v2, whole genome shotgun sequence harbors:
- the ABL2 gene encoding tyrosine-protein kinase ABL2 isoform X2: MILGTVLLQSSSYGKEENLLCCLCNEASDSGLSDFTEALHRPYGCDVEPQALNEAIRWSSKENLLGTTESDPNLFVALYDFVASGDNTLSITKGEKLRVLGYNQNGEWSEVCSKNGQGWVPSNYITPVNSLEKHSWYHGPVSRSAAEYLLSSLINGSFLVRESESSPGQLSISLRYEGRVYHYRINTTADGKVYVTAESRFNTLAELVHHHSTVADGLVTTLHYPAPKCNKPTVYGVSPIHDKWEMERTDITMKHKLGGGQYGEVYVGVWKKYNLTVAVKTLKEDTMEVEEFLKEAAVMKEIKHPNLVQLLGVCTLEPPFYIVTEYMPYGNLLDYLRECNREEVSAVVLLYMATQISSAMEYLEKKNFIHRDLAARNCLVGENHVVKVADFGLSRLMTGDTYTAHAGAKFPIKWTAPESLAYNTFSIKSDVWAFGVLLWEIATYGMSPYPGIDLSQVYDLLEKGYRMEQPEGCPPKVYELMRACWKWNPPDRPSFAETHQAFETMFHDSSISEEVAEELGRTASSSSIVPYLPRLPMLPSKTRTLKKQAENKENIEGTQDTVEHSASSSAPGFIRSTQPTSGSPALPRKQRDKSPSGLLEDAKETTFTRDRKGGFFSSFMKKRNAPTPPKRSSSFREMENQPHKKYELTGNFSSVASLQHVDGFSFTPTQQDANLAPAKCYSGGFAQRNFYSDDSGGTSSGGSASTGGGWSGITGFFTPRLIKKTLGLRAGKPTGAEEASKPFPRSNSTSSMSSGPPEQDRMAMTLPRNCQRSKIQLERTVSTSSQPEESIGRSTDLLPKRLEEGPALTRERPKAKLLPRGATAPPVRTSSGDSAVAEKDCPGLATTTPKSKEKNSGTRQGALEDGERPGWSSPAKAAAILPTTHNHKVPVLISPTLKHTPADVQLIGTDSQGNKFKLLSEHQVTSSGDRDRPRRVKPKCAPPPPPVMRLLQQSPVCSDTAEELSNTAAAQHGLETSEGGKKAVVAHGGGKAGRPMMPPPQVPLSSSSTSPAKMANGTAGAKVALRKTKQAAEKISADKISKEALLECADLLSSAIAEPTPNSQLVDTGHQLLDYCSGYVDCIPQTRNKFAFREAVSKLELSLQELQVSSTAASVPGANPVLNNLLSCVQEISDVVQR, encoded by the exons AGGCCCTTCACCGCCCCTATGGTTGTGATGTTgaaccccaggcactgaatgaaGCCATCAGGTGGAGCTCTAAGGAGAACCTGCTTGGAACCACTGAGAGCGATCCCAATCTTTTTGTTGCACTTTATGATTTTGTAGCAAGCGGCGACAACACACTCAGCATCACCAAAG GTGAGAAGCTACGAGTCCTGGGTTACAACCAGAATGGTGAATGGAGTGAGGTATGTTCtaagaatgggcagggatgggtgcCAAGCAACTATATCACACCAGTGAACAGCCTGGAGAAGCATTCCTGGTATCATGGGCCCGTGTCACGCAGTGCAGCCGAGTATCTGCTGAGCAGTCTCATCAATGGCAGCTTCCTGGTTCGTGAAAGTGAGAGCAGCCCAGGGCAGCTGTCCATCTCCCTCCGGTACGAGGGGCGTGTTTACCACTACAGGATCAATACCACCGCAGATGGAAAG GTGTATGTGACAGCTGAAAGCCGCTTCAACACATTAGCAGAGCTAGTTCACCATCATTCTACAGTGGCAGATGGACTGGTGACAACCTTGCATTACCCAGCACCCAAGTGCAATAAGCCCACAGTCTATGGAGTGTCCCCCATCCATGACAAGTGGGAGATGGAACGAACGGATATCACCATGAAGCACAAACTTGGGGGAGGGCAGTATGGTGAAGTGTACGTTGGTGTCTGGAAGAAATACAATCTCACGGTTGCGGTGAAAACACTAAAG GAAGATACCATGGAAGTGGAGGAGTTCTTGAAAGAAGCTGCTGTGATGAAGGAAATCAAGCACCCAAATCTAGTGCAATTATTAG GTGTATGCACCCTGGAGCCACCCTTTTACATTGTGACGGAATATATGCCATATGGGAACCTGCTGGACTACCTACGAGAATGCAACCGGGAGGAGGTGAGCGCTGTCGTGCTGCTCTACATGGCCACTCAGATCTCCTCTGCTATGGAGTACTTGGAGAAGAAGAATTTCATCCACAG GGACCTAGCGGCTCGAAACTGCTTGGTAGGAGAAAACCACGTGGTGAAGGTGGCTGACTTCGGCTTAAGTCGATTGATGACTGGAGATACCTACACAGCTCATGCTGGAGCCAAGTTTCCTATCAAGTGGACAGCACCTGAGAGCCTGGCCTATAACACCTTCTCAATTAAATCAGATGTGTGGG CCTTTGGGGTGCTATTATGGGAAATTGCCACCTACGGGATGTCACCATACCCAGGTATTGACCTCTCACAGGTGTACGATCTGCTGGAGAAGGGATATCGGATGGAACAACCAGAGGGGTGCCCGCCAAAAGTTTATGAACTGATGAGGGCAT GCTGGAAGTGGAATCCCCCAGACCGACCATCCTTTGCTGAGACCCATCAAGCCTTTGAAACAATGTTCCATGACTCCAGCATCTCTGAAG AGGTGGCAGAGGAGCTTGGAAGAACAGCCTCCTCCTCATCCATAGTTCCCTACTTGCCCCGGTTACCCATGCTTCCCTCCAAGACTAGGACTCTGAAGAAACAGGCAGAGAATAaggagaatattgaaggaacacAAGATACTGTGGAGCATTCGGCTTCCAGCTCAGCACCAG GGTTTATCAGAAGCACACAGCCAACAAGTGGATCTCCAGCACTGCCTCGCAAACAAAGGGACAAGTCCCCCAGCGGCCTCTTGGAAGATGCCAAAGAGACCACTTTCACCAGGGACAGAAAGGGTGGCTTTTTCAGCTCCTTTATGAAGAAGAGGAATGCCCCCACTCCTCCAAAGCGTAGCAGTTCCTTCCGTGAGATGGAGAATCAGCCCCACAAGAAATATGAGCTCACGGGTAACTTTTCATCTGTTGCTTCCTTGCAGCATGTTGATGGATTTTCTTTTACTCCCACCCAGCAGGATGCAAACCTGGCCCCAGCCAAGTGCTACAGTGGGGGCTTTGCACAGAGGAACTTCTACAGTGATGACAGTGGTGGTACCAGCAGTGGTGGGAGTGCAAGCACTGGTGGTGGGTGGTCAGGCATCACAGGTTTCTTTACACCACGCTTAATTAAAAAGACACTGGGTTTACGAGCAGGGAAACCCACGGGTGCCGAAGAAGCTTCAAAGCCTTTTCCAAGGTCAAATTCTACATCTTCCATGTCTTCGGGGCCTCCCGAGCAGGATAGGATGGCAATGACTCTTCCTAGAAATTGTCAGAGGTCAAAAATCCAGCTGGAAAGGACAGTGTCCACCTCCTCTCAGCCAGAGGAGAGCATAGGTAGATCCACTGACCTGCTTCCCAAAAGGCTTGAAGAAGGCCCTGCTCTGACCAGAGAGAGACCGAAAGCCAAACTCTTGCCAAGAGGTGCCACCGCTCCTCCAGTCAGAACCTCTTCAGGGGATTCAGCTGTTGCAGAGAAGGACTGTCCAGGTCTGGCAACAACCACCCCTAAGAGCAAAGAAAAAAACAGTGGTACACGGCAAGGGGCCCTAGAAGATGGAGAGAGACCAGGATGGTCTTCTCCAGCAAAGGCTGCAGCAATACTTCCAACCACTCATAACCACAAAGTGCCAGTCCTAATCTCACCCACTCTAAAACATACTCCAGCAGACGTGCAGCTTATTGGCACAGACTCTCAGGGTAATAAATTTAAGCTCTTATCTGAGCATCAGGTCACATCTTCCGGCGACAGGGACCGGCCCAGACGGGTAAAACCAAAGTgtgccccacctccaccaccagtGATGAGGCTCCTGCAGCAGTCGCCCGTTTGCTCAGACACAGCAGAAGAGTTGAGCAACACCGCAGCAGCGCAGCATGGACTGGAAACAAGTGAAGGTGGTAAAAAGGCAGTGGTGGCACATGGTGGTGGAAAAGCTGGGAGGCCCATGATGCCGCCCCCTCAAGTGCCTCTGTCATCATCTTCCACCTCACCAGCGAAAATGGCCAATGGCACAGCGGGTGCTAAAGTGGCATTAAGAAAGACCAAACAGGCGGCTGAGAAAATCTCAGCGGACAAAATCAGCAAAGAGGCGCTGCTGGAGTGTGCAGACCTCCTCTCGAGTGCCATTGCCGAGCCAACGCCAAACAGCCAGCTGGTGGATACGGGGCACCAGCTGTTGGATTACTGCTCAGGCTATGTGGACTGCATCCCACAAACACGCAACAAATTTGCCTTCCGGGAAGCCGTGAGCAAACTGGAACTCAGCCTGCAGGAACTGCAGGTGTCCTCAACAGCTGCTAGTGTGCCCGGAGCAAACCCCGTCCTTAATAACTTATTGTCATGTGTCCAAGAAATCAGTGATGTGGTTCAAAGGTAG
- the ABL2 gene encoding tyrosine-protein kinase ABL2 isoform X3, whose protein sequence is MSILGLRLRVKLMYWKFRLYQLTWGTLPSEYPQKEALHRPYGCDVEPQALNEAIRWSSKENLLGTTESDPNLFVALYDFVASGDNTLSITKGEKLRVLGYNQNGEWSEVCSKNGQGWVPSNYITPVNSLEKHSWYHGPVSRSAAEYLLSSLINGSFLVRESESSPGQLSISLRYEGRVYHYRINTTADGKVYVTAESRFNTLAELVHHHSTVADGLVTTLHYPAPKCNKPTVYGVSPIHDKWEMERTDITMKHKLGGGQYGEVYVGVWKKYNLTVAVKTLKEDTMEVEEFLKEAAVMKEIKHPNLVQLLGVCTLEPPFYIVTEYMPYGNLLDYLRECNREEVSAVVLLYMATQISSAMEYLEKKNFIHRDLAARNCLVGENHVVKVADFGLSRLMTGDTYTAHAGAKFPIKWTAPESLAYNTFSIKSDVWAFGVLLWEIATYGMSPYPGIDLSQVYDLLEKGYRMEQPEGCPPKVYELMRACWKWNPPDRPSFAETHQAFETMFHDSSISEEVAEELGRTASSSSIVPYLPRLPMLPSKTRTLKKQAENKENIEGTQDTVEHSASSSAPGFIRSTQPTSGSPALPRKQRDKSPSGLLEDAKETTFTRDRKGGFFSSFMKKRNAPTPPKRSSSFREMENQPHKKYELTGNFSSVASLQHVDGFSFTPTQQDANLAPAKCYSGGFAQRNFYSDDSGGTSSGGSASTGGGWSGITGFFTPRLIKKTLGLRAGKPTGAEEASKPFPRSNSTSSMSSGPPEQDRMAMTLPRNCQRSKIQLERTVSTSSQPEESIGRSTDLLPKRLEEGPALTRERPKAKLLPRGATAPPVRTSSGDSAVAEKDCPGLATTTPKSKEKNSGTRQGALEDGERPGWSSPAKAAAILPTTHNHKVPVLISPTLKHTPADVQLIGTDSQGNKFKLLSEHQVTSSGDRDRPRRVKPKCAPPPPPVMRLLQQSPVCSDTAEELSNTAAAQHGLETSEGGKKAVVAHGGGKAGRPMMPPPQVPLSSSSTSPAKMANGTAGAKVALRKTKQAAEKISADKISKEALLECADLLSSAIAEPTPNSQLVDTGHQLLDYCSGYVDCIPQTRNKFAFREAVSKLELSLQELQVSSTAASVPGANPVLNNLLSCVQEISDVVQR, encoded by the exons AGGCCCTTCACCGCCCCTATGGTTGTGATGTTgaaccccaggcactgaatgaaGCCATCAGGTGGAGCTCTAAGGAGAACCTGCTTGGAACCACTGAGAGCGATCCCAATCTTTTTGTTGCACTTTATGATTTTGTAGCAAGCGGCGACAACACACTCAGCATCACCAAAG GTGAGAAGCTACGAGTCCTGGGTTACAACCAGAATGGTGAATGGAGTGAGGTATGTTCtaagaatgggcagggatgggtgcCAAGCAACTATATCACACCAGTGAACAGCCTGGAGAAGCATTCCTGGTATCATGGGCCCGTGTCACGCAGTGCAGCCGAGTATCTGCTGAGCAGTCTCATCAATGGCAGCTTCCTGGTTCGTGAAAGTGAGAGCAGCCCAGGGCAGCTGTCCATCTCCCTCCGGTACGAGGGGCGTGTTTACCACTACAGGATCAATACCACCGCAGATGGAAAG GTGTATGTGACAGCTGAAAGCCGCTTCAACACATTAGCAGAGCTAGTTCACCATCATTCTACAGTGGCAGATGGACTGGTGACAACCTTGCATTACCCAGCACCCAAGTGCAATAAGCCCACAGTCTATGGAGTGTCCCCCATCCATGACAAGTGGGAGATGGAACGAACGGATATCACCATGAAGCACAAACTTGGGGGAGGGCAGTATGGTGAAGTGTACGTTGGTGTCTGGAAGAAATACAATCTCACGGTTGCGGTGAAAACACTAAAG GAAGATACCATGGAAGTGGAGGAGTTCTTGAAAGAAGCTGCTGTGATGAAGGAAATCAAGCACCCAAATCTAGTGCAATTATTAG GTGTATGCACCCTGGAGCCACCCTTTTACATTGTGACGGAATATATGCCATATGGGAACCTGCTGGACTACCTACGAGAATGCAACCGGGAGGAGGTGAGCGCTGTCGTGCTGCTCTACATGGCCACTCAGATCTCCTCTGCTATGGAGTACTTGGAGAAGAAGAATTTCATCCACAG GGACCTAGCGGCTCGAAACTGCTTGGTAGGAGAAAACCACGTGGTGAAGGTGGCTGACTTCGGCTTAAGTCGATTGATGACTGGAGATACCTACACAGCTCATGCTGGAGCCAAGTTTCCTATCAAGTGGACAGCACCTGAGAGCCTGGCCTATAACACCTTCTCAATTAAATCAGATGTGTGGG CCTTTGGGGTGCTATTATGGGAAATTGCCACCTACGGGATGTCACCATACCCAGGTATTGACCTCTCACAGGTGTACGATCTGCTGGAGAAGGGATATCGGATGGAACAACCAGAGGGGTGCCCGCCAAAAGTTTATGAACTGATGAGGGCAT GCTGGAAGTGGAATCCCCCAGACCGACCATCCTTTGCTGAGACCCATCAAGCCTTTGAAACAATGTTCCATGACTCCAGCATCTCTGAAG AGGTGGCAGAGGAGCTTGGAAGAACAGCCTCCTCCTCATCCATAGTTCCCTACTTGCCCCGGTTACCCATGCTTCCCTCCAAGACTAGGACTCTGAAGAAACAGGCAGAGAATAaggagaatattgaaggaacacAAGATACTGTGGAGCATTCGGCTTCCAGCTCAGCACCAG GGTTTATCAGAAGCACACAGCCAACAAGTGGATCTCCAGCACTGCCTCGCAAACAAAGGGACAAGTCCCCCAGCGGCCTCTTGGAAGATGCCAAAGAGACCACTTTCACCAGGGACAGAAAGGGTGGCTTTTTCAGCTCCTTTATGAAGAAGAGGAATGCCCCCACTCCTCCAAAGCGTAGCAGTTCCTTCCGTGAGATGGAGAATCAGCCCCACAAGAAATATGAGCTCACGGGTAACTTTTCATCTGTTGCTTCCTTGCAGCATGTTGATGGATTTTCTTTTACTCCCACCCAGCAGGATGCAAACCTGGCCCCAGCCAAGTGCTACAGTGGGGGCTTTGCACAGAGGAACTTCTACAGTGATGACAGTGGTGGTACCAGCAGTGGTGGGAGTGCAAGCACTGGTGGTGGGTGGTCAGGCATCACAGGTTTCTTTACACCACGCTTAATTAAAAAGACACTGGGTTTACGAGCAGGGAAACCCACGGGTGCCGAAGAAGCTTCAAAGCCTTTTCCAAGGTCAAATTCTACATCTTCCATGTCTTCGGGGCCTCCCGAGCAGGATAGGATGGCAATGACTCTTCCTAGAAATTGTCAGAGGTCAAAAATCCAGCTGGAAAGGACAGTGTCCACCTCCTCTCAGCCAGAGGAGAGCATAGGTAGATCCACTGACCTGCTTCCCAAAAGGCTTGAAGAAGGCCCTGCTCTGACCAGAGAGAGACCGAAAGCCAAACTCTTGCCAAGAGGTGCCACCGCTCCTCCAGTCAGAACCTCTTCAGGGGATTCAGCTGTTGCAGAGAAGGACTGTCCAGGTCTGGCAACAACCACCCCTAAGAGCAAAGAAAAAAACAGTGGTACACGGCAAGGGGCCCTAGAAGATGGAGAGAGACCAGGATGGTCTTCTCCAGCAAAGGCTGCAGCAATACTTCCAACCACTCATAACCACAAAGTGCCAGTCCTAATCTCACCCACTCTAAAACATACTCCAGCAGACGTGCAGCTTATTGGCACAGACTCTCAGGGTAATAAATTTAAGCTCTTATCTGAGCATCAGGTCACATCTTCCGGCGACAGGGACCGGCCCAGACGGGTAAAACCAAAGTgtgccccacctccaccaccagtGATGAGGCTCCTGCAGCAGTCGCCCGTTTGCTCAGACACAGCAGAAGAGTTGAGCAACACCGCAGCAGCGCAGCATGGACTGGAAACAAGTGAAGGTGGTAAAAAGGCAGTGGTGGCACATGGTGGTGGAAAAGCTGGGAGGCCCATGATGCCGCCCCCTCAAGTGCCTCTGTCATCATCTTCCACCTCACCAGCGAAAATGGCCAATGGCACAGCGGGTGCTAAAGTGGCATTAAGAAAGACCAAACAGGCGGCTGAGAAAATCTCAGCGGACAAAATCAGCAAAGAGGCGCTGCTGGAGTGTGCAGACCTCCTCTCGAGTGCCATTGCCGAGCCAACGCCAAACAGCCAGCTGGTGGATACGGGGCACCAGCTGTTGGATTACTGCTCAGGCTATGTGGACTGCATCCCACAAACACGCAACAAATTTGCCTTCCGGGAAGCCGTGAGCAAACTGGAACTCAGCCTGCAGGAACTGCAGGTGTCCTCAACAGCTGCTAGTGTGCCCGGAGCAAACCCCGTCCTTAATAACTTATTGTCATGTGTCCAAGAAATCAGTGATGTGGTTCAAAGGTAG
- the ABL2 gene encoding tyrosine-protein kinase ABL2 isoform X1 has translation MGQQVGRVGEPGAGLQQQPPPPQQPRGARGSSAARPAGRKREAAGRTAESGFNIFTQHEALHRPYGCDVEPQALNEAIRWSSKENLLGTTESDPNLFVALYDFVASGDNTLSITKGEKLRVLGYNQNGEWSEVCSKNGQGWVPSNYITPVNSLEKHSWYHGPVSRSAAEYLLSSLINGSFLVRESESSPGQLSISLRYEGRVYHYRINTTADGKVYVTAESRFNTLAELVHHHSTVADGLVTTLHYPAPKCNKPTVYGVSPIHDKWEMERTDITMKHKLGGGQYGEVYVGVWKKYNLTVAVKTLKEDTMEVEEFLKEAAVMKEIKHPNLVQLLGVCTLEPPFYIVTEYMPYGNLLDYLRECNREEVSAVVLLYMATQISSAMEYLEKKNFIHRDLAARNCLVGENHVVKVADFGLSRLMTGDTYTAHAGAKFPIKWTAPESLAYNTFSIKSDVWAFGVLLWEIATYGMSPYPGIDLSQVYDLLEKGYRMEQPEGCPPKVYELMRACWKWNPPDRPSFAETHQAFETMFHDSSISEEVAEELGRTASSSSIVPYLPRLPMLPSKTRTLKKQAENKENIEGTQDTVEHSASSSAPGFIRSTQPTSGSPALPRKQRDKSPSGLLEDAKETTFTRDRKGGFFSSFMKKRNAPTPPKRSSSFREMENQPHKKYELTGNFSSVASLQHVDGFSFTPTQQDANLAPAKCYSGGFAQRNFYSDDSGGTSSGGSASTGGGWSGITGFFTPRLIKKTLGLRAGKPTGAEEASKPFPRSNSTSSMSSGPPEQDRMAMTLPRNCQRSKIQLERTVSTSSQPEESIGRSTDLLPKRLEEGPALTRERPKAKLLPRGATAPPVRTSSGDSAVAEKDCPGLATTTPKSKEKNSGTRQGALEDGERPGWSSPAKAAAILPTTHNHKVPVLISPTLKHTPADVQLIGTDSQGNKFKLLSEHQVTSSGDRDRPRRVKPKCAPPPPPVMRLLQQSPVCSDTAEELSNTAAAQHGLETSEGGKKAVVAHGGGKAGRPMMPPPQVPLSSSSTSPAKMANGTAGAKVALRKTKQAAEKISADKISKEALLECADLLSSAIAEPTPNSQLVDTGHQLLDYCSGYVDCIPQTRNKFAFREAVSKLELSLQELQVSSTAASVPGANPVLNNLLSCVQEISDVVQR, from the exons AGGCCCTTCACCGCCCCTATGGTTGTGATGTTgaaccccaggcactgaatgaaGCCATCAGGTGGAGCTCTAAGGAGAACCTGCTTGGAACCACTGAGAGCGATCCCAATCTTTTTGTTGCACTTTATGATTTTGTAGCAAGCGGCGACAACACACTCAGCATCACCAAAG GTGAGAAGCTACGAGTCCTGGGTTACAACCAGAATGGTGAATGGAGTGAGGTATGTTCtaagaatgggcagggatgggtgcCAAGCAACTATATCACACCAGTGAACAGCCTGGAGAAGCATTCCTGGTATCATGGGCCCGTGTCACGCAGTGCAGCCGAGTATCTGCTGAGCAGTCTCATCAATGGCAGCTTCCTGGTTCGTGAAAGTGAGAGCAGCCCAGGGCAGCTGTCCATCTCCCTCCGGTACGAGGGGCGTGTTTACCACTACAGGATCAATACCACCGCAGATGGAAAG GTGTATGTGACAGCTGAAAGCCGCTTCAACACATTAGCAGAGCTAGTTCACCATCATTCTACAGTGGCAGATGGACTGGTGACAACCTTGCATTACCCAGCACCCAAGTGCAATAAGCCCACAGTCTATGGAGTGTCCCCCATCCATGACAAGTGGGAGATGGAACGAACGGATATCACCATGAAGCACAAACTTGGGGGAGGGCAGTATGGTGAAGTGTACGTTGGTGTCTGGAAGAAATACAATCTCACGGTTGCGGTGAAAACACTAAAG GAAGATACCATGGAAGTGGAGGAGTTCTTGAAAGAAGCTGCTGTGATGAAGGAAATCAAGCACCCAAATCTAGTGCAATTATTAG GTGTATGCACCCTGGAGCCACCCTTTTACATTGTGACGGAATATATGCCATATGGGAACCTGCTGGACTACCTACGAGAATGCAACCGGGAGGAGGTGAGCGCTGTCGTGCTGCTCTACATGGCCACTCAGATCTCCTCTGCTATGGAGTACTTGGAGAAGAAGAATTTCATCCACAG GGACCTAGCGGCTCGAAACTGCTTGGTAGGAGAAAACCACGTGGTGAAGGTGGCTGACTTCGGCTTAAGTCGATTGATGACTGGAGATACCTACACAGCTCATGCTGGAGCCAAGTTTCCTATCAAGTGGACAGCACCTGAGAGCCTGGCCTATAACACCTTCTCAATTAAATCAGATGTGTGGG CCTTTGGGGTGCTATTATGGGAAATTGCCACCTACGGGATGTCACCATACCCAGGTATTGACCTCTCACAGGTGTACGATCTGCTGGAGAAGGGATATCGGATGGAACAACCAGAGGGGTGCCCGCCAAAAGTTTATGAACTGATGAGGGCAT GCTGGAAGTGGAATCCCCCAGACCGACCATCCTTTGCTGAGACCCATCAAGCCTTTGAAACAATGTTCCATGACTCCAGCATCTCTGAAG AGGTGGCAGAGGAGCTTGGAAGAACAGCCTCCTCCTCATCCATAGTTCCCTACTTGCCCCGGTTACCCATGCTTCCCTCCAAGACTAGGACTCTGAAGAAACAGGCAGAGAATAaggagaatattgaaggaacacAAGATACTGTGGAGCATTCGGCTTCCAGCTCAGCACCAG GGTTTATCAGAAGCACACAGCCAACAAGTGGATCTCCAGCACTGCCTCGCAAACAAAGGGACAAGTCCCCCAGCGGCCTCTTGGAAGATGCCAAAGAGACCACTTTCACCAGGGACAGAAAGGGTGGCTTTTTCAGCTCCTTTATGAAGAAGAGGAATGCCCCCACTCCTCCAAAGCGTAGCAGTTCCTTCCGTGAGATGGAGAATCAGCCCCACAAGAAATATGAGCTCACGGGTAACTTTTCATCTGTTGCTTCCTTGCAGCATGTTGATGGATTTTCTTTTACTCCCACCCAGCAGGATGCAAACCTGGCCCCAGCCAAGTGCTACAGTGGGGGCTTTGCACAGAGGAACTTCTACAGTGATGACAGTGGTGGTACCAGCAGTGGTGGGAGTGCAAGCACTGGTGGTGGGTGGTCAGGCATCACAGGTTTCTTTACACCACGCTTAATTAAAAAGACACTGGGTTTACGAGCAGGGAAACCCACGGGTGCCGAAGAAGCTTCAAAGCCTTTTCCAAGGTCAAATTCTACATCTTCCATGTCTTCGGGGCCTCCCGAGCAGGATAGGATGGCAATGACTCTTCCTAGAAATTGTCAGAGGTCAAAAATCCAGCTGGAAAGGACAGTGTCCACCTCCTCTCAGCCAGAGGAGAGCATAGGTAGATCCACTGACCTGCTTCCCAAAAGGCTTGAAGAAGGCCCTGCTCTGACCAGAGAGAGACCGAAAGCCAAACTCTTGCCAAGAGGTGCCACCGCTCCTCCAGTCAGAACCTCTTCAGGGGATTCAGCTGTTGCAGAGAAGGACTGTCCAGGTCTGGCAACAACCACCCCTAAGAGCAAAGAAAAAAACAGTGGTACACGGCAAGGGGCCCTAGAAGATGGAGAGAGACCAGGATGGTCTTCTCCAGCAAAGGCTGCAGCAATACTTCCAACCACTCATAACCACAAAGTGCCAGTCCTAATCTCACCCACTCTAAAACATACTCCAGCAGACGTGCAGCTTATTGGCACAGACTCTCAGGGTAATAAATTTAAGCTCTTATCTGAGCATCAGGTCACATCTTCCGGCGACAGGGACCGGCCCAGACGGGTAAAACCAAAGTgtgccccacctccaccaccagtGATGAGGCTCCTGCAGCAGTCGCCCGTTTGCTCAGACACAGCAGAAGAGTTGAGCAACACCGCAGCAGCGCAGCATGGACTGGAAACAAGTGAAGGTGGTAAAAAGGCAGTGGTGGCACATGGTGGTGGAAAAGCTGGGAGGCCCATGATGCCGCCCCCTCAAGTGCCTCTGTCATCATCTTCCACCTCACCAGCGAAAATGGCCAATGGCACAGCGGGTGCTAAAGTGGCATTAAGAAAGACCAAACAGGCGGCTGAGAAAATCTCAGCGGACAAAATCAGCAAAGAGGCGCTGCTGGAGTGTGCAGACCTCCTCTCGAGTGCCATTGCCGAGCCAACGCCAAACAGCCAGCTGGTGGATACGGGGCACCAGCTGTTGGATTACTGCTCAGGCTATGTGGACTGCATCCCACAAACACGCAACAAATTTGCCTTCCGGGAAGCCGTGAGCAAACTGGAACTCAGCCTGCAGGAACTGCAGGTGTCCTCAACAGCTGCTAGTGTGCCCGGAGCAAACCCCGTCCTTAATAACTTATTGTCATGTGTCCAAGAAATCAGTGATGTGGTTCAAAGGTAG